In the genome of Streptomyces sp. V2I9, one region contains:
- a CDS encoding M23 family peptidase, with protein MRAQHPTRRGVLKSIGGLSAAMALTGAEILTTGSPAAAAGSGQRSVQRVQSDVGGPITRDEILLRAQHWVDLNVYYNMDDVHPDLGGKLYRTDCSGFVSMALHLTYSPSTVYLGDHMDRIGWEDLRPGDAVGTLGPGTGGDAGHVVLFTGWANNQHTRFFTMEEMGGRGSVRYERPINYTTDGGRFTAAPFRYKKVIDAPGRRAVHPSEAGRVVSARSADGRLETFAAGAGGVFHAWQTQANGGWSAWQAMGGPGNAQMAIAPNADGRLELVAINGDIAQHIYQTAPSGGWSGWETFGTGGRHIAAGTNADGRIEVFASGPKGMFHKYQTAPNAGWSGWEGTGGGPVDARLQMEKSPDGRLEVFALNGSAFEHTYQLSPNGGWAGWEHFGDGGHDLTVDHNADGRLEVFASNPLGVFHKYQESPTSWSGWVGTGGPADAKLTSERNPDGRVEIFAINGETAAHTWQTGINAPFDAWAPLGTGGSAITATANADGRIEVFGTSHMGVYHTWQTGFASWAPWEWLNGSGPAMD; from the coding sequence TTGCGCGCACAGCATCCGACCCGCAGAGGCGTACTCAAGTCGATCGGCGGGCTGTCCGCCGCCATGGCGCTCACCGGCGCGGAGATCCTCACGACGGGATCCCCGGCCGCAGCCGCCGGCAGCGGCCAACGCTCGGTCCAGCGCGTCCAGTCGGACGTGGGTGGGCCGATCACCCGCGACGAGATCCTCCTGCGCGCCCAGCACTGGGTGGATCTGAACGTCTACTACAACATGGACGACGTGCATCCGGACCTGGGCGGCAAGCTGTACCGCACGGACTGTTCCGGCTTCGTCTCGATGGCGCTGCATCTGACCTATTCCCCCAGCACCGTGTATCTCGGCGACCACATGGACCGGATCGGCTGGGAGGATCTGCGGCCCGGCGATGCCGTCGGCACCCTCGGTCCGGGCACCGGTGGCGACGCGGGGCATGTCGTGCTGTTCACCGGCTGGGCCAACAACCAGCACACGCGCTTCTTCACCATGGAGGAGATGGGCGGGAGGGGGTCCGTCAGATACGAGCGGCCCATCAACTACACGACGGACGGCGGCCGGTTCACCGCCGCGCCGTTCCGCTACAAGAAGGTCATCGACGCCCCCGGCCGCCGTGCCGTGCACCCGTCCGAGGCGGGCCGCGTGGTGTCGGCGCGGTCGGCCGACGGGCGGCTGGAGACCTTCGCGGCCGGCGCCGGGGGCGTGTTCCACGCCTGGCAGACACAGGCGAACGGAGGCTGGTCGGCCTGGCAGGCGATGGGCGGTCCGGGGAACGCGCAGATGGCCATCGCGCCCAACGCCGACGGCAGACTGGAGCTCGTCGCCATCAACGGTGACATCGCCCAGCACATCTACCAGACCGCGCCCTCCGGCGGCTGGTCCGGCTGGGAGACATTCGGCACCGGGGGGCGCCACATCGCCGCCGGCACGAACGCCGATGGCCGGATCGAGGTGTTCGCCTCCGGTCCGAAGGGGATGTTCCACAAGTACCAGACCGCGCCCAACGCCGGCTGGTCGGGATGGGAGGGCACCGGCGGCGGCCCCGTCGACGCCCGTCTGCAGATGGAGAAATCCCCCGATGGGCGCCTGGAGGTGTTCGCCCTCAACGGCTCCGCCTTCGAGCACACCTACCAGCTCTCCCCCAACGGCGGCTGGGCCGGCTGGGAGCACTTCGGAGACGGCGGCCACGACCTGACCGTGGACCACAACGCCGACGGACGTCTGGAGGTCTTCGCCTCCAATCCGCTGGGGGTCTTCCACAAGTACCAGGAGAGCCCGACCTCCTGGTCGGGCTGGGTGGGCACCGGCGGGCCGGCCGACGCGAAGCTCACCAGCGAACGCAACCCCGACGGCCGGGTGGAGATCTTCGCGATCAACGGCGAGACCGCCGCCCATACCTGGCAGACCGGCATCAACGCCCCCTTCGACGCCTGGGCCCCCCTCGGCACCGGCGGCAGCGCGATCACCGCGACCGCCAACGCCGACGGCCGCATCGAGGTCTTCGGGACCAGTCACATGGGCGTCTACCACACCTGGCAGACCGGCTTCGCCTCCTGGGCGCCGTGGGAGTGGCTCAACGGCTCCGGACCCGCGATGGATTGA
- a CDS encoding S8 family serine peptidase: MRSSRSSVSRTLGPAVLAALLLIPHAASPAGAAPGDEDSPSLPGVSATVADGRPCTARSAKKSARVPWAQSFLGIGRAWELSRGAGVKVAVVSTGADTRRVPALDGRVTGGRDVVAGGTVGDDCVGYGTFLAGLVAGKRQEGLAAAGVAPEARVIAVRATDKGGLTTPEALADGIRAATATGARIIHVALAVPSAPRKLEDAVAAARKAGALVVAPASAREWEGGPGAARAESGPVYPAALPGVLAVSSVGPGGEPDPRGAEPGRRTQPRLSAPGVSVTGPGPGGGGQFTGGGDAVAGAFVAGTAALVLAYHPELSGEQVAHRLEATAYGAAGDAPDPEAGFGVVDPVRALSAVLPEEHASPPPSSGTRNASAAHAVPPLDPPTARDHALAVVGGAVAVTLLVAFLAVVLPRGRRRGWRAGGTGGPAASAE; the protein is encoded by the coding sequence ATGCGATCTTCGAGGTCCTCGGTGTCCCGCACCCTCGGACCGGCGGTTCTGGCGGCCCTGCTCCTGATACCCCACGCCGCGTCCCCCGCGGGCGCGGCACCGGGGGACGAGGACAGCCCCTCGCTGCCGGGCGTGAGCGCCACCGTCGCGGACGGCCGCCCGTGCACCGCGAGGTCGGCCAAGAAATCGGCGCGGGTCCCCTGGGCGCAGAGCTTCCTGGGCATCGGCCGGGCCTGGGAGCTGAGCCGGGGCGCCGGGGTGAAGGTCGCCGTCGTCAGCACCGGGGCGGACACGCGCCGGGTGCCCGCGCTGGACGGCCGGGTCACCGGCGGCCGGGACGTGGTGGCCGGCGGAACCGTGGGGGACGACTGCGTGGGGTACGGGACGTTCCTCGCCGGACTCGTCGCGGGCAAACGGCAGGAGGGCCTCGCCGCGGCCGGGGTCGCCCCGGAGGCACGGGTGATCGCGGTCCGGGCCACCGACAAGGGGGGCCTGACCACGCCCGAGGCACTGGCCGACGGGATCAGGGCGGCCACCGCCACCGGAGCGCGGATCATCCACGTGGCGCTGGCCGTTCCGTCCGCGCCCCGGAAGCTGGAGGACGCCGTAGCCGCCGCGCGGAAGGCGGGGGCGCTGGTGGTGGCGCCCGCCTCGGCGCGGGAGTGGGAGGGTGGTCCGGGGGCCGCGCGGGCGGAGAGCGGGCCCGTCTACCCGGCGGCGCTGCCCGGAGTACTGGCGGTCTCGTCGGTGGGGCCCGGAGGCGAACCGGACCCGCGGGGCGCGGAGCCGGGGCGGCGGACGCAGCCGAGGCTGAGCGCGCCGGGCGTCTCGGTGACGGGTCCGGGGCCGGGCGGTGGAGGGCAGTTCACCGGCGGCGGCGACGCCGTGGCCGGCGCGTTCGTGGCCGGTACGGCGGCCCTGGTCCTCGCGTACCACCCCGAGCTGAGCGGCGAACAGGTCGCGCACCGGTTGGAGGCCACCGCGTACGGGGCCGCGGGCGACGCCCCGGACCCCGAGGCCGGCTTCGGGGTCGTCGATCCGGTGCGGGCGCTCTCCGCCGTGCTCCCCGAGGAGCACGCCTCGCCCCCGCCCTCGTCCGGCACACGGAACGCCTCCGCCGCCCATGCGGTTCCGCCCCTCGACCCGCCGACCGCGCGCGACCACGCGCTGGCCGTCGTGGGCGGGGCGGTCGCGGTCACGCTGCTGGTCGCGTTCCTCGCGGTCGTCCTGCCTCGGGGCCGCCGCCGCGGGTGGCGAGCGGGCGGGACCGGGGGGCCGGCCGCGTCGGCGGAGTGA
- the eccCa gene encoding type VII secretion protein EccCa: protein MPHGELSLQEPPSVPEPQSAMGNMITYMPMALSSLGMVLIFLRPGSGGGPMMYVAIGLMALSAVGMLLSQIVRASGDRKRALLGERRDYMRYLAISRRRVRKVINQQREAQAWAHPDPESLWSLVPTSRLWERRSAHADFAEVRIGVGEQQLATKLTPLSTKPVEDLEPLSAHALRRFIKAYGTVPDQPVAVYLRTYARVLLQSGAQDAHAMVRALLAQLSVFHAPRDLRIVVLADHDRRDAWEWVKWLPHSQHPTEVDGGGPVRLVTDSVLGLESLLGDELTGRPPFEPDAVPSTEEPYCVVVLDSARTPEDSRLATDGYRNTVTLDVSGSLPWKPFRHTLRLRITGRRLELVGTDRSGRETTTALGSPDALSPRRARALAALMSPRRMGVTTDNGEALTSDVQLTTLLGLPDLHTVDLDAVRDERGERARLRVPLGLAGDGSPVELDIKEAAQGGMGPHGVLIGATGSGKSELLRTLVLALALTHSSEKLNFVLVDFKGGATFLGLEDLPHTSAVITNLADESALVDRMQDALHGELMRRQELLRSAGNYTSAYEYETARAAGAALEPLPTLFVVVDEFSELLSSHRDFMDLFVMVGRLGRSLGVHLLLASQRLDEGRMTQLESHLSYRIALRTFSSMESRGVLGVPDAYQLPSVPGSAILKKDTGTLVRFKAAYVSGPYQGVRRVAAAAVAGQVVPYRTEWTAPRLPAPAPDPEPVAQEEASEETLLALAVSRMREGGRPAHQVWLPPLDRPLSLDTLLMGVAPHPERGLTALDPDLHGRLTVPVGIIDRPFDQAREPLIAELSGAGGHVGIAGGPQSGKSTLVRDLIMGLALTHTPREVQFYCLDFGGGSLGVLRDLPHVGGVTGRLDLERVHRTLAEVHALVARREKQFADEGIDSMATLRTRRAAGELPDDPYGDVFLVVDGWGTIRQDFMEVMDTVSALAVRGLNYGVHLIVAASRWAEIPTALRDQLGTRFELRLGDSMDSMINMRAAATIPKAPGRGMTETKHHFLTALPRLDGGDSATDLGAGVADAVARVAEHWQGPSAPPVRTLPGVLDPAELPDAEVGADGDLRVPLGLEGGQLDVMWHDFAQTAHLVVVGDAETGKTNLLRAVCRAITDRYTPDEARILLVDYRRGLLESIPESHRLGYAVSVDVLKQAVEGVARAMKERLPGADISPAQLKRRDWWTGPRVFMVVDDYDMVSGGTMSNHFGPLLDHLAQGAELGLHLIVARSANGAARAMNDSLLRRLMEVNTPAALLSCPPSEGYLFNDTKPKQLPPGRAQLITRRGVVQVQTPLLPDSVEEEA from the coding sequence ATGCCCCACGGCGAACTGAGCCTCCAGGAGCCGCCGTCGGTGCCGGAGCCGCAGAGCGCCATGGGCAACATGATCACGTACATGCCGATGGCGCTCAGCTCGCTCGGCATGGTGCTCATCTTCCTGCGCCCCGGCAGCGGCGGCGGCCCCATGATGTACGTCGCCATCGGCCTGATGGCCCTCTCCGCCGTCGGCATGCTGCTCTCGCAGATCGTCCGGGCCTCCGGGGACCGCAAGCGGGCGCTGCTGGGTGAACGGCGCGACTACATGCGCTACCTGGCGATCAGCCGCAGGCGCGTCCGCAAGGTGATCAACCAGCAGCGTGAGGCCCAGGCGTGGGCGCACCCGGACCCCGAGTCCCTGTGGAGCCTGGTGCCGACGTCCAGGCTGTGGGAGCGGCGGTCCGCGCACGCGGACTTCGCCGAGGTGCGGATCGGCGTGGGCGAGCAGCAGCTGGCGACCAAGCTCACGCCCCTGAGCACCAAGCCGGTCGAGGACCTGGAGCCGCTGTCCGCACACGCCCTGCGCCGCTTCATCAAGGCGTACGGCACCGTGCCCGACCAGCCAGTCGCGGTCTATCTGCGGACCTACGCCCGTGTCCTGCTCCAGTCCGGGGCACAGGACGCGCACGCGATGGTGCGCGCCCTGCTGGCCCAGCTCAGCGTCTTCCACGCGCCGCGGGACCTGCGGATCGTGGTCCTCGCCGACCACGACCGGCGCGACGCCTGGGAGTGGGTGAAGTGGCTGCCGCACAGCCAGCACCCGACGGAGGTCGACGGTGGCGGGCCCGTACGGCTCGTCACCGACTCCGTCCTGGGCCTCGAATCGCTGCTCGGTGACGAACTGACCGGTCGGCCCCCCTTCGAGCCGGACGCGGTGCCGAGCACCGAGGAGCCCTACTGCGTCGTGGTACTGGACAGCGCCCGGACGCCCGAGGATTCCCGCCTCGCCACCGACGGCTACCGCAACACCGTGACGCTGGACGTCTCCGGATCCCTCCCCTGGAAGCCGTTCCGCCACACGCTGCGGCTGCGGATCACCGGGCGGCGGCTGGAACTCGTCGGCACCGACCGGTCGGGCAGGGAGACCACCACCGCGCTCGGCAGCCCCGACGCGCTGAGCCCCCGGCGGGCCAGGGCGCTGGCCGCCCTGATGTCCCCCCGGCGGATGGGCGTCACCACGGACAACGGCGAGGCGCTCACCTCCGACGTGCAGCTCACCACCCTCCTCGGCCTCCCGGACCTGCACACCGTCGACCTGGACGCCGTACGCGACGAACGCGGCGAGCGGGCCAGGCTGCGGGTGCCGCTGGGCCTCGCCGGCGACGGCAGCCCGGTCGAACTGGACATCAAGGAGGCGGCGCAGGGCGGCATGGGCCCGCACGGCGTGCTGATCGGCGCGACGGGCTCCGGCAAGTCCGAACTGCTGCGGACCCTGGTGCTGGCGCTGGCGCTCACCCACTCCTCGGAGAAGCTGAACTTCGTCCTCGTCGACTTCAAGGGCGGCGCCACCTTCCTCGGCCTGGAGGACCTGCCCCACACCTCGGCCGTGATCACCAACCTCGCCGACGAATCCGCCCTGGTGGACCGCATGCAGGACGCCCTCCACGGCGAGCTGATGCGCCGCCAGGAACTGCTGCGCAGCGCCGGAAACTACACCTCGGCGTACGAGTACGAGACCGCGCGGGCGGCGGGCGCCGCGCTGGAACCGCTGCCGACGCTCTTCGTCGTCGTCGACGAGTTCAGCGAACTCCTCTCCTCGCACCGCGACTTCATGGACCTGTTCGTCATGGTGGGCCGGCTGGGCCGCAGCCTCGGCGTCCACCTGCTGCTCGCCTCGCAGCGGTTGGACGAGGGCCGCATGACCCAGCTCGAATCCCACCTGTCGTACCGGATCGCCCTGCGCACCTTCTCCTCGATGGAGAGCCGCGGCGTCCTCGGCGTGCCGGACGCCTATCAGCTCCCCTCCGTTCCCGGCAGCGCCATCCTGAAGAAGGACACCGGAACCCTGGTCCGGTTCAAGGCCGCGTACGTCTCCGGGCCCTACCAGGGCGTCCGCAGGGTCGCCGCCGCGGCCGTCGCCGGGCAGGTCGTCCCGTACCGCACGGAGTGGACCGCGCCCCGGCTCCCCGCCCCGGCTCCCGACCCGGAGCCGGTGGCGCAGGAGGAGGCGAGCGAGGAGACCCTGCTCGCGCTGGCCGTCTCCCGGATGCGGGAGGGCGGCAGGCCCGCCCACCAGGTCTGGCTGCCGCCGCTGGACAGGCCGCTGTCGCTGGACACCCTGCTGATGGGCGTGGCGCCGCATCCCGAACGGGGTCTGACCGCCCTCGATCCGGACCTGCACGGCAGGCTGACGGTGCCGGTGGGCATCATCGACCGGCCCTTCGACCAGGCCCGCGAACCCCTGATCGCCGAGCTGTCCGGCGCGGGCGGGCACGTCGGTATCGCGGGCGGCCCGCAGAGCGGCAAGTCCACCCTCGTACGCGACCTGATCATGGGACTCGCACTCACCCACACCCCGCGCGAAGTCCAGTTCTACTGCCTGGACTTCGGCGGCGGTTCGCTCGGCGTGCTCCGCGACCTGCCGCATGTGGGCGGGGTGACGGGCCGGCTCGACCTGGAGCGGGTGCACCGCACCCTGGCCGAGGTGCACGCGCTGGTGGCCCGGCGCGAGAAGCAGTTCGCCGACGAGGGCATCGACTCCATGGCGACGCTGCGCACCCGCCGCGCCGCCGGGGAGCTCCCCGACGACCCGTACGGCGACGTGTTCCTCGTCGTCGACGGCTGGGGCACGATCCGCCAGGACTTCATGGAGGTCATGGACACCGTCTCGGCGTTGGCGGTCCGGGGGCTCAACTACGGGGTTCACCTCATCGTGGCGGCGAGCCGCTGGGCGGAGATCCCCACCGCCCTGCGCGACCAGCTCGGCACCCGCTTCGAGCTGCGGCTCGGCGACAGCATGGACTCCATGATCAATATGCGGGCCGCCGCGACCATCCCGAAGGCGCCCGGCCGCGGCATGACCGAGACCAAGCACCACTTCCTCACCGCCCTGCCCCGGCTGGACGGCGGCGACAGCGCCACGGACCTCGGCGCGGGCGTCGCGGACGCGGTGGCCCGGGTGGCCGAGCACTGGCAGGGCCCGTCCGCGCCTCCGGTCCGTACGCTGCCCGGAGTCCTGGACCCCGCCGAGCTGCCCGACGCCGAGGTCGGCGCGGACGGCGACCTGCGCGTGCCGCTGGGTCTGGAAGGGGGCCAACTGGACGTCATGTGGCACGACTTCGCCCAGACCGCCCACCTCGTGGTGGTGGGCGACGCGGAGACCGGCAAGACCAACCTGCTGCGCGCGGTCTGCCGCGCGATCACCGACCGCTACACCCCCGACGAGGCGCGGATCCTGCTGGTCGACTACCGCCGCGGGCTGCTGGAGAGCATCCCCGAGTCGCACCGGCTGGGGTACGCGGTCTCCGTGGACGTGCTCAAGCAGGCGGTGGAGGGCGTGGCGCGGGCCATGAAGGAGCGCCTGCCCGGCGCCGACATCTCGCCCGCCCAGCTCAAGCGGCGCGACTGGTGGACCGGCCCGCGGGTCTTCATGGTCGTGGACGACTACGACATGGTCTCCGGCGGCACCATGAGCAACCACTTCGGACCGCTGCTCGACCACCTCGCCCAAGGTGCGGAGCTGGGCCTGCACCTGATCGTGGCGCGCAGCGCCAACGGTGCGGCACGGGCGATGAACGACTCGCTGCTGCGCCGGCTGATGGAGGTCAACACGCCTGCGGCGCTGCTCTCCTGTCCGCCGTCGGAGGGCTATCTGTTCAACGACACCAAGCCGAAGCAGCTCCCGCCGGGCCGGGCGCAGCTGATCACCCGCAGGGGAGTGGTCCAGGTGCAGACCCCGCTGCTGCCGGACTCGGTGGAGGAGGAGGCGTAG
- the eccD gene encoding type VII secretion integral membrane protein EccD, with protein sequence MTDISAALLCRLTVMTPDRSVELAVPSDIVLADLLPTIVDHGGTDLYERGAQAGGWVLQRLGQEPLDEERTLGDLGLRDGETVHLRLRGDALPEIHYDDLVDGLSGRLRERADSWRPVWSHHLMTGLALGALATGLLLLLLPGPAGLRAVCAAVTAVLLLAGAAAASRAVGDVGAGASLGAAAVPFLALAGSLVPQGASSDAELGARLLAGCSAATGGAVLAVAAVGACAPLFLATALAAVLGAVGGAVMLFGVPAPGTAAPLILAVVLLGHFLPSLAFRLSGLKVPLLPTNTGQLQEGIDPTPDEVVAARGAVADQYLTGLYGATGLVAAGCLTVLAFQTSWAPLTLAAVLCALMFTHARAIGGAWQRLAVVLPAAYGSVLLAVRWVLEADAGSRPLLLAGLLAAAAVLAITGWTLPGRRLVPYWGRAVDLLHLLFAIVLVPLALLVTGLYGYLRGLNS encoded by the coding sequence TTGACCGACATATCCGCGGCACTCCTGTGCCGTCTCACGGTGATGACGCCCGACCGCTCCGTCGAGCTCGCCGTCCCGTCCGACATCGTGCTGGCCGACCTCCTGCCGACCATCGTCGACCACGGGGGCACCGACCTGTACGAGCGCGGTGCGCAGGCGGGCGGATGGGTGCTCCAGCGCCTCGGCCAGGAGCCCCTCGACGAGGAGAGGACGCTCGGCGACCTCGGCCTGCGCGACGGCGAAACGGTCCATCTGCGGCTGCGCGGGGACGCGCTCCCCGAGATCCATTACGACGACCTCGTCGACGGGCTCTCCGGCAGGCTGCGGGAACGGGCCGACTCCTGGCGGCCGGTGTGGTCGCACCACCTCATGACCGGGCTCGCCCTCGGCGCGCTCGCCACCGGACTGCTGCTCCTGCTGCTGCCCGGCCCCGCGGGGCTCCGGGCGGTCTGCGCGGCGGTGACCGCGGTGCTGCTGCTGGCCGGAGCGGCCGCGGCGTCGCGGGCGGTCGGCGACGTGGGCGCGGGCGCCTCGCTCGGGGCGGCCGCCGTCCCCTTCCTCGCGCTGGCCGGCTCACTGGTGCCCCAAGGGGCCTCGTCCGACGCCGAACTGGGTGCCCGGCTCCTCGCGGGCTGCTCCGCCGCGACCGGCGGGGCCGTGCTCGCGGTGGCCGCCGTGGGCGCGTGCGCACCGCTGTTCCTGGCCACCGCGCTGGCCGCGGTCCTCGGAGCGGTCGGCGGGGCCGTGATGCTCTTCGGCGTCCCGGCCCCCGGCACGGCCGCCCCGCTGATCCTGGCGGTCGTCCTGCTGGGACACTTCCTGCCGTCGCTGGCGTTCCGCCTGTCCGGGCTGAAGGTTCCGCTGCTGCCCACCAACACGGGCCAGCTCCAGGAGGGCATCGACCCCACGCCGGACGAGGTGGTCGCCGCCCGCGGCGCCGTCGCCGACCAGTACCTGACGGGCCTCTACGGCGCCACCGGCCTGGTGGCGGCGGGCTGCCTGACGGTGCTGGCGTTCCAGACGTCCTGGGCGCCGCTCACCCTGGCCGCGGTCCTCTGCGCGCTGATGTTCACCCACGCACGGGCGATCGGCGGGGCCTGGCAGCGGCTCGCCGTCGTCCTGCCGGCCGCCTACGGCTCCGTCCTGCTGGCGGTGCGCTGGGTCCTGGAGGCCGACGCCGGGTCCCGGCCCCTGCTGCTCGCCGGGCTGCTGGCCGCCGCCGCGGTGCTCGCGATCACGGGCTGGACGCTCCCCGGCAGGCGGCTGGTGCCCTACTGGGGGCGCGCGGTCGATCTGCTGCATCTGCTCTTCGCCATCGTCCTCGTCCCGCTGGCCCTGCTCGTCACCGGCCTCTACGGGTACCTGCGCGGCCTCAACAGTTGA
- the eccB gene encoding type VII secretion protein EccB → MQSRRDQVHAHMFVMSRLSLGMLRDDPDAPESPHRRTTKGFVIGLVVAALAALVVAVYGLVVPGGSNAWKATGTLVLDERSGARYLTVDGVLHPVLNETSAKLLAGERMKVVSVKPASIEAAPRGATLGIVGAPDPLPQAGELSRDAWSVCATRPDAAADPLLTLGVGLTAEGRPVTSGLTTLVRTVPGDTTYLLWHGTRMRLDPAHYAVQALGYDADAAYPVPEAFLNALPSGPDLAVPEVAGRGKAGPSLAGRPTRIGQLFDGPGGHYLLTERGLTRVTALEEALVKGDPRTQRTAYAGEAVTLPRIGPDDLARHQDASGGRLVGTGGGKVPAGLPEPGPVRAGEGVCAVVGTADGRPTVSVVLPRADAVAGRAVSDQPGVTVGPGAADRIAARPDGGALVTALSSAGTGTAYYLVTASGAKYAIPGGDKGLQRLGYRADQSVPVPSGVLGMLASGPALDGSALLAQGLVEATKDVASDKQATASDN, encoded by the coding sequence ATGCAGTCCAGGCGGGACCAGGTCCACGCGCACATGTTCGTCATGAGCCGGCTGTCGCTGGGCATGCTCCGGGACGACCCGGACGCCCCCGAGTCGCCGCACCGGCGGACCACGAAGGGCTTCGTGATCGGCCTCGTGGTCGCGGCCCTGGCGGCGCTCGTCGTCGCGGTGTACGGACTGGTGGTGCCCGGCGGCTCGAACGCGTGGAAGGCCACCGGGACGCTGGTGCTCGACGAGCGTTCGGGCGCCCGCTACCTCACGGTCGACGGCGTCCTCCACCCGGTCCTCAACGAGACCTCGGCCAAACTGCTGGCCGGTGAGCGGATGAAGGTGGTGAGCGTCAAGCCCGCCTCCATCGAGGCCGCCCCGCGCGGCGCGACCCTGGGCATCGTCGGCGCACCGGACCCGCTGCCGCAGGCGGGTGAGCTGAGCCGCGACGCCTGGTCGGTGTGCGCCACCCGGCCCGACGCCGCCGCCGACCCGCTCCTCACGCTGGGCGTGGGCCTGACCGCCGAGGGCCGGCCCGTCACCTCGGGCCTGACCACGCTGGTCCGCACCGTCCCCGGCGACACCACGTACCTGCTGTGGCACGGCACCCGGATGCGGCTGGACCCCGCGCACTACGCCGTCCAGGCGCTGGGTTACGACGCGGACGCGGCATACCCGGTCCCGGAGGCGTTCCTCAACGCGCTGCCGTCCGGTCCGGATCTGGCGGTGCCGGAGGTGGCCGGACGCGGCAAGGCCGGCCCCTCACTGGCGGGGCGGCCCACCCGGATCGGTCAGCTCTTCGACGGCCCCGGCGGCCACTACCTGCTGACGGAGCGCGGGCTGACCAGGGTCACCGCGCTGGAGGAGGCGCTGGTGAAGGGCGATCCGCGCACCCAGCGCACCGCCTACGCCGGAGAGGCCGTCACCCTGCCCCGGATCGGCCCCGACGACCTGGCACGCCATCAGGACGCGAGCGGCGGACGACTGGTGGGCACCGGCGGCGGCAAGGTCCCGGCCGGCCTGCCCGAGCCCGGTCCGGTCCGCGCGGGCGAGGGCGTGTGCGCCGTCGTCGGCACGGCGGACGGCAGGCCGACGGTCTCGGTCGTCCTGCCCCGCGCGGACGCGGTGGCGGGCCGGGCGGTGTCCGACCAGCCCGGTGTGACGGTGGGTCCAGGGGCCGCGGACCGGATCGCCGCGCGACCGGACGGCGGCGCTCTCGTCACGGCGCTCTCCTCGGCGGGCACGGGCACGGCCTACTACCTGGTGACCGCGTCCGGCGCCAAGTACGCGATCCCTGGCGGGGACAAGGGGCTCCAGCGGCTCGGCTACCGGGCGGATCAGTCCGTGCCCGTCCCGTCGGGCGTCCTCGGGATGCTGGCATCGGGGCCCGCGCTGGACGGAAGCGCCCTCCTGGCACAGGGACTTGTGGAAGCGACGAAAGATGTGGCTTCCGATAAGCAGGCGACCGCCTCCGACAATTGA
- a CDS encoding type VII secretion system-associated protein, translating to MSSPGVEAGGIPAAADTAMPPVPDDIRAAARTAPEHWFGMVDPAWRGEGEPPLWAVIGQWRSDADGEIAEWQRNETYRPSPGMLGWPEPTDDVDAAMQLAATGYGPVENVALAAVTGELAVLTAPDGGAVSACTPEGDAVVPVFTSPEHLKRAGALAHRVLPLAEAFALVPEGQDLYLNPTGPVALRLSADDLSRAVDVLEAVAGPGATKAPEPSAAEEEQN from the coding sequence ATGAGTTCCCCAGGGGTGGAAGCGGGTGGCATACCCGCCGCCGCGGACACCGCCATGCCACCGGTGCCGGACGACATCCGTGCGGCCGCGCGCACCGCACCGGAACACTGGTTCGGCATGGTGGACCCGGCGTGGCGCGGAGAGGGCGAACCGCCCTTGTGGGCGGTGATCGGGCAGTGGCGCTCCGACGCCGACGGCGAGATCGCCGAGTGGCAGCGCAACGAGACGTACCGGCCGTCGCCCGGCATGCTCGGCTGGCCCGAGCCGACCGACGATGTGGACGCCGCCATGCAGCTCGCGGCGACCGGTTACGGCCCGGTCGAGAACGTCGCCCTGGCGGCGGTCACGGGCGAACTGGCCGTGCTGACCGCCCCGGACGGCGGCGCGGTCAGCGCCTGCACCCCCGAGGGGGACGCGGTGGTCCCGGTGTTCACCTCGCCCGAGCATCTGAAGCGGGCGGGCGCGCTCGCCCACCGGGTGCTGCCCCTCGCCGAGGCGTTCGCGCTCGTGCCCGAAGGCCAGGATCTCTATCTCAACCCGACGGGCCCCGTCGCCCTGCGCCTGTCCGCGGACGACCTGTCCCGCGCGGTCGATGTACTGGAAGCGGTCGCAGGACCGGGGGCTACGAAAGCCCCGGAGCCCTCGGCGGCCGAGGAGGAGCAGAACTGA
- a CDS encoding YbaB/EbfC family nucleoid-associated protein, giving the protein MSFQEQLAEAMAQLAEQTKKIQEVQEELARTSASATSKDRMVTASVNAHGEVVSFKFHSEGYRTMPAAQLAEVLKTIVNAARAEVSSKVTGTVRPLMGAQEELANGFFGGGGELDDLLAPLRAMQPEGLTETVLGKNRKPSANRGEEDGLYG; this is encoded by the coding sequence ATGTCGTTCCAGGAGCAGCTCGCGGAGGCCATGGCCCAACTCGCGGAGCAGACGAAGAAGATCCAGGAGGTCCAGGAGGAGCTGGCCAGGACGTCCGCGTCGGCGACCTCCAAGGACCGGATGGTGACCGCGTCGGTCAACGCCCACGGGGAGGTCGTCTCCTTCAAGTTCCACTCCGAGGGCTACCGCACGATGCCGGCCGCCCAGCTCGCCGAGGTGCTGAAGACCATCGTCAACGCGGCGCGCGCGGAGGTGAGTTCGAAGGTGACCGGTACCGTACGCCCGCTGATGGGCGCCCAGGAGGAGTTGGCGAACGGCTTCTTCGGAGGCGGCGGCGAGCTGGACGATCTGCTGGCGCCCCTGCGTGCGATGCAGCCCGAGGGGTTGACCGAGACGGTGCTGGGCAAGAACCGCAAGCCGTCCGCGAACCGTGGCGAGGAGGACGGGCTCTATGGCTGA